The genome window CATGAGTCCTTAGTATGCGGAGCGATCATTATTCATTGTGCCGGTTCGATGCTGTGGTTAGGTGATGGTATTCAACAAGTTTATGAAAAGCTGAATTCTCAAATGAATGGCCAGTCTTTTATTTGCCCATTTACATTTGGAGAGCAAGGACGATTTATTGGTGGAGAAAATGCTCATGGTAACCTTATGATATCTTCGGTAATTTTCTATGATTCAGAATGATGCTATGAATTCAGAACATGTCGAGCTCCTCAATGAAACTTTGTTAGAACTTGAGCGAAGTAAAGAAAGAGAGCAACGTTTAGCCGAAGAAAATCGCGTGATTCTAGCAACGCTTTCTGCGTTAAGTAATGCCGATAATAAATATCAAATATTTGAAGAGCTAAAAAAATCACTCAGCCAGTATATTGATTTTGATGACTTTGTCGTAATTTCAAAAAGTAAAACTTGCTCATCTTTCTTTACGTTTCTGACGTCGAGTAATGATTTCGACGGTAAACAATGGCAACACACCAAGAAATTTAAGCGTGTTCTAGATGGCGAAAGTATCATTCTTTTTGAACCAGAAGAACAAGAAGAATTTCAATATTTAAGTCGTGAACTGCAACAGCAATTAAAGTCGGTGTTAATGACAGGAATTCGAGCGGAAGCCAGTGACTCGGTATTATTGCTGACAGGCACGAAAAAAGGGCAGTTTAGTATTGAAACGAAAGCGACATTACTCCGGTTTCGCCCGTTGTTAGAGCGCGCAATCAGTGATATTGAGTATAAGGAAGAGTTACAACAACTCGTTAATATAAAAACACGAGAATTATCAATAGCTCAACAGCAAGCAGAACAAGCGAACGAATCAAAATCGCAATTTTTAGCGATGATGAGTCATGAATTGCGTACACCATTGAATGCCGTTTTAGGTTTGATTGATGTGTTACGTCAAAAAAGCAGTACCGAGCAATGCGTGTTATTAGAACAAATGGAGAATTCAGCCGAGCTGTTACTCATTATTATTAATGATATCCTCGATGTCAGTCGTATTGAATCAGGCCACTTTAAGTTACAGTGTAACTGGATAAATCTAGATAAGCAGTTGCGGCATTCCTTGTCATATCATGAGCAGCTTGCTGTGGAAAAAGGCATCCAATTCGAGATTGAACAAGATGTTGATACCATTTCAAATTACTGGCTAGATCCCACGCGGTTAACTCAAATTCTCTATAACGTTGTAGGTAATGCGATCAAGTTTACAGCCAAAGGAAAAGTTTCAGTCAAGTTAACCACTTATCAGCAAGAATGGTTAGAGATAGTGGTAACCGATACAGGTATTGGTATTGATCAATCTCGGTTAGAACAGCTGTTTAGTCCCTTTATCCAAGCGGATAACTCGATAACACGCAACTATGGCGGTACAGGCTTGGGCCTGACTATTACAAAATACTTAGTGGATATGATGGATGGCGAAATACATATCGAAAGTCATGTAGGTAAAGGCACTCGATTTAGTATTCGCGTTCCGTTGCAATCTCAAACACCGTTGAGTGGCCAAGAGCAAAACCTGATAGAGCCAGTAGAAGCTCTCAATGCGAGCGTTGAAATTGAGAGCAAAGCCCATCATATTTTGGTCGTTGAAGATACGAAAACAAACCAAATGGTCATCAAGTTATTATTAACACGCATGGGTTATAAAGTGTCACTCGCCAATAATGGACTGGAGGCGATTGATTTATTATCGTGCGATCACGATTACGATTTGGTGTTTATGGATCTCTCCATGCCCGTCATGGATGGGATTGAAGCAACGCGTTTGATTCGCGAGAAACACATTTCCATTCCAATCATTGCATTGACCGCGCATGCGATGAATCAAGAAAAAGCCAGCTGTATGAATGTGGGTATGAATGATTTCATCATGAAACCGATACGAACACAGGATTTAAATACTGTACTACAGCAATACTTACGTTAAGCTCATTGTTAGCTTCACTAATAATCCTATTTTTAATCGAAGATGATAAATATGATTATTAGGTATTTTATGGTAAATAGTTATGTTCAATGGCAATGTCTCACCAAACACAAGGGGACAGCACATAGGCAAGCAGATGATGGATACCTAAACCATATTTAACATAATATACATAATGCGAACTAATGTATTATAATTTAACACGGTTTGTTAAGTCTTTATAACATGCTGTTTTACGCTGAGCTCTAGTGAAATTCGATGTTGCCATCGCCTTAAACTATCTGACGATTATCCTCATTATTAACTTGGATAAGTTCGAACGACTTGCCAATGATTGTTTGCACATGTCACCAACATCCACCGCCAGGATTATTTTGGATAAATTGGCTGCAAATTACGTCTTATCTCAATCATCAGCCAAACCTTATTCTTTATGACTGTTCGGAACTCACCGAATCCACGAAGTCATCGTTTTCCTTCGCTTAGTATGTTTACTGCCAAAAACCATCTTGGCAACTTAAACAAGCCGAACCTAGTGAGCCTTCATCAGGTAATATTAGTGACATTAAAAACTGAGTAAGCAGTCATGGTAAGTAATAAAGAAATCACGTTTACGGTTGGATTCAATACGATGAGCGTTGGCGTCAGTGACCTTGTGTTTACTTGCTTTGCCTGACGGCAGGCAAAAAGAAAACCGCCTATAGCGGGTCAAAGGAGTTATCCAACAAAAGTCATCCCAAGTAAACTTACTTTATTAGTGTAGATGCTCTATTTTATTTATCTAATTTCATCAGGGATTTTTATTCTTTGTTATACATTATTGTGATCTCAATCAGATTTAGCTTTAAGATGAATGTCACAGATCCAACGATTATTTAATTTTGTTACAGTATCACTTATTGCAACAGCGTCTTTTCTACTTCTATCGAGATAAATACTGTGATTATATACAGTCATTTTGTCACTTAAAAAGAAACGCTACTTTAATGAGCAGAATATGACGAAAAAAGGCCAACAGCTCGTATATTTCTCTTTCACGGATAATTATGTGCCTGTATATAAAAACAGTATTTGATGAATCGTGAATCTGTACCCTACTTTATACCTTGATTGGTTCGCAACACATCGCACAAGGTCGACAACGATGATGAATGCGAGTGGCTTTTTGTATGGCCGTATCAAGGGTTTGAAAAGTACCAAGATACGTTCTGTCACTGGGTAAAGGCAGTTTTGTGCATCCATCTTCATGCAATTGATATTCACCATTGCTCTGCGGATGTCTATCTAAATAATATACCGTCATGATGTACACCTTTTCGTTCACGTTGAAAGTTATTGTCTTGTTATACAACTAAGGTAGTGTTCAATGCGTCATGCAAAGGTGACATAGGCAGCATTATTGAATAATCATGGCGTGAGTTAGATCAACAAATGGAGAGATCCCCCCTCTATTAATGACTAGTTTACTAGTTAAGCTTATGATTTCATTGTAAATGAGTGACAAATAGTGTTGCTCAAGTATGATATCTTTTGTTAAAAATAATTTAGTTATAGTGCATTATAAATGGGAATAACACCGGTTAAACGTAAGGAGACGACCATAGGCTTAGGCTTTCTTTTTACCCTTAGATTTGAGTCCTTGATGAGGGAAAACATTACGGATATGTTGTTGGACATTATTCGGTATACTTTTCGAAAACACCAATTTCATTCCAGTACTTAACTGATAGACTTTTAGATTCCCGTCAAGACCATCACGCTCGGCAATCTGTTTCAATTCTCGTAAAAATGACGGTGGGCAATGACCTTTGTCTGTTTTAACATGGCCATGTTTAAATGTCATTTTCAGTATCGGTCTATCCGCAACCAACCAAATCACCACAACTAAGCCTATCCCAACTAAATACCACATACATTGAACCTCACGAGTCCGAAGATAACAATTTATTCAAATCTTGTTTCAAGCTAGAGACTGTACGACTGGCCTTTTCACTACGAGATGCCTCACTCAATAGATATTCTATCGCGTCAGACAAGGTACAACCCAATTCTGTCGCTCGTTCGGACAGTTTTTCCCAAACGCGATAATCAAGGTCAATCGACTTTTTACGTGTATGGACCTGCTCTGCATTGAAATGACGTTTACGCTTTGCACGAATAGCTTGCTTTAACTTATTGTCAAATTCCGGTGCCATATGGTTGTCTATCCACTCCAACACCAATGTAGGATCACTTTCAAGAGAACGGAGTTGATGGATCGCCAACTCAATTTCACTAGTATCAACATAGCGCGTGATATGCTCACCGGCTTTCCACTTATTGACTAGGTATTGCCATTTCCATCCACATTCTAAATTTTCAAGCTGCTGATATTTCATGTTTCACAAAATCCGTGTCTGTTTAGTGTGACAGCGTAACCCATACGACGCTCATATTCAATTTTAGTCCATCAAAACTTGTCGATAATCATTGGTCATTTCTATGCTATTCGCCAGCGTTATTTTTCTATATAATTTAGCCCCTTTTCATCAGTATTACATTTCAATGACTCAAGAAATTTGGCGTTCAGTGACGCCTCAGTATGACGAATACGACGCGCAGTTTACTCAGTATGCTTCTCTCCCCGAAAAAACACTGCTCGAGGTGCAACCTCGTTTGGCCGCTACGCTATCTCAGTTCATAGAAATGGAAGGCTTTACACGCCTATTACTGATTAATGCCCCAGATAATTCCATTTATCGCCAACATATTGAGCAATCTCTTCAGCAGAGCTTGCAAGGATGCCGTCCAGTGGTTCGTACTGAGACGTTAAATATGGTCGACGTATTGGGCCAAGTTAAAGCCCACAATGGAGAAATCACTCAACATGTTCCTGGTTTGCTCGAACAAGCTGACGGTGGAATTCTGATTATTTCTGCTAACTTACTATTGGCGAATCCAAAATCTTGGCCAGTTCTGAAAGCTGCGATCCTTGGGGAAGAAACAACACCAATAAATTGTGATTCAGAGTCTCCTGTTTTGCAATGGCCGCGTCGTCGTTTCGATATCCGTGTCATTGTATTAGGCGATCGCGCGCAGCTAGGTGACATAGATTACCTCGATTCAGACATTCATGCCGGCTTATGTTTATTTAGCGAATTAGAACCCGATATTAAACTCAATGCCGACTCACTACTGGAATACCTCGGGTTTTTAAAATGGCTGTGTCGCCTCTATGAGATTCCTGAGTTGAGCATTGATGCGATTCATACCTTGATGAAGGCCGGCGCGCGTTATACAGAAGATCAACACTACGCTCCACTGTGCTTACTTTGGCATCGCGCTATTCTGGCCGAGTGTAAAAGCTATACTCAAGGAAAAAGAATTGATGCTGATGATGTGGAAGCCGTTATTCGTCAACGCTATGATCGTGCATCCTACTTACCAGAACGAGCAATGGATGACATCCTCGATGGGCAGGTGATCATCGAAACGGAAGGGAAACAGATTGGCCAAGTCAATGGACTCACCGTGGTTGATGTGGCCGGTCATCCCCTGTCTTATGGTGAGCCAGCGCGTATCTCTTGTGTTGTCCACTTTGGGGATGGTGATATTTCTGATGTGGAAAGAAAAGTAGAATTGGGCGGTAGCTTGCATGCCAAAGGTATGATGATCATGCAAGCCTTTGTCAGTAGTGCACTCGATTTAGATGTGCCCTTGCCCTTTTCTGCCTCTGTGGTCTTTGAGCAGTCATACAGTGAAGTCGATGGCGACAGCGCCTCACTCGCTGAGCTGTGTGCTTGGGTGAGCGCCCTGTCTGGGCTACCTATCGATCAACAAAAGGCCGTGACAGGCGCCGTGGACCAATTTGGCCGTGTTCAGGCCGTTGGCGGCCTAAATGAAAAAATTGAAGGGTTTTACCGCGTCTGTGAACACCAAGGCTTCACCGGCCAGCAAGGTGTGATTATGCCGGCAAGTAATTTGAAACATCTTGCACTGCATCCCACAGTAGTAGAGAGTATAAAACAGGGTCAGTTTTCAATTTGGCCAGTCGAAACCGTCGATGACGTGATGCCGATTTTATTGGACACGCCATTTCGAGGGAAAGAAGAAAAAGACAATGTGCTGCGCCGTATTGCGGACCGTATTGATAATTTTGACAAAGATGATACGCCTGACTCTTGGTTTGAACGACTTAAAAACAAACTGTTTTCAAACTGATCGGAGTTGTTTGGCGTACAGGTGTTCACTAACATGCACCTATCAAAAATTGGAGTAATTGATAATGCAGAATAAACGAGATTCATACAACCGTGACGACTTGCTAGCTTCTAGCCGTGGTGAGCTATTTGGTCCTGGGTATCCACAACTACCAGCGCCAAACATGTTGATGATGGATCGTGTCGCTAAAATGTCAGAAACCGAAGGTGATTACGGTAAAGGCCTAATTATTGCTGAGCTGGATATTACTCCAGACCTTTGGTTCTTTGACTGTCACTTCCCTGGCGACCCAGTAATGCCGGGATGTCTTGGTCTAGATGCGATGTGGCAGCTGGTTGGCTTTTTCCTTGGCTGGGTTGGCGGCAAAGGTAAAGGCCGTGCTCTTGGTGTTGGTGAGGTTAAATTCACCGGTCAAATCCTACCGACAGCAAAAAAAGTCACGTATGAAATTCATATGAAACGTGTGGTTAACCGTCGTTTGGTTATGGGTCTTGCTGATGGTCGTGTTTTAGTGGATGGTAAAGAAATTTACGCCGCTAAAGACCTAAAAGTGGGTCTATTTACTGACACCTCTGCGTTCTAATATAGAGATTACCTTATCGTTAAACGGCGCTCTCAGCGCCGTTTTTTTAAGTTCAAAACATTTAGTTATAGTGCATTAGGTTGTATTAAGATATAGAAAAGCCCCTGTGATAAGGGGCTTAATACTTCCATTTAAGGAATCACGATAGTTAATCTACTCTGTTATTTTCACTCTATTACTTAAAGAGCCCCATGTTTTTATCTTCTCGAGCATCACGCCAACCCCCTAACCAATAGGAACGGGCATCAAGTTGCTGTGAGTAAGGACACATCTCTTGAGAACGACCATTAATCCCTGCTTTATAGCCTTGAGATTGTGCTCTTTCTAGGCGATCACGCTTTTGTCTCTTCATACTTGGAGTCCTCTACAGTATTTCGTGTTACAAAATAATTACCGCTATGCGTCATTTTCATGACCACATATTTAGAATTGCTCAAAATATGATGAGATACAAGACAAAAAAAAGGCATGACGTCATTTTGTGACCCCATGCCCTTATTGACAAAAATTTTATTTCTTACGACGGAACCCAAATAATGCGAGTAAAGTCAAAGCCCCCCAGCCAAGGCTACCGCCGCCGCTACGAGAGACGCTCTGGTTGTCCTCTGGGCGAGGTTTAATATCGCTCGACGTTGCACCAGAAATTGGGAGCAATTTCACAGCGACAACTTGTTCTGTGCCATCACAACGCGAATTATAGGCGGTAGTTTGATACCCCCCTTCACATTTCAGTGCGGTTGCCGCAATCACACCCGCATCGTTAATATCCGCAGCATCAATAATACGGTATTGGTTGTTGGTGTTAGAAAAAGAGCCGCCATTGGTTAAGTTATCTAACCACCAGCCTTTGCCGTTGAATAGATTACGACGGGTATTGTCCGTTCTCTCACCACTGTATGGATAGATAAACGCGCGTTTACGACGAACTTTACCGTCGATCTCAGCGTTATTCTCGGTATCAATTTGGCCGACAATTTCATTGTAGTTATTAATGGCTTGCGCTTTACCACCAGCACCACTAAAGAAAATGCCGCCGGACAAGAATTGCTCAGAGCCAGTGTTATCCACATTGGGCATCACAAAAATGCGCTGCACAGCGGCGCGATTTTCTGGCTTGCTACCAAAGCGTTTCGCTTCACCAATCGCGACTTTGTTATTGTTCACATCCGTTAAACGGCTGTTAATGTACACATCATCATCGTTAATATCGTTACCAGTCACCAGCTTGGGGGTCCCCCAGTCAGATGGTTCTGTCCATGAGTTCTTATTCGCTGTAAACACCGCGGCGCGCATATAGAACCGGTCATCATCTTCAACCGTCGTATAACCCACACCATAAATGGTATCGCCAATCACTTTAAAACTGCGCATGCTCGCTTGGGCTAATTGATCATGCTCGTTGCCACTACTGTCTTCCACCTTAGATGGCCAATTTAATGCAACTTGCTGACTGCCATCGGTTGACCACAAGGCCGCTTTGGTTTTGGCAAATGAGCTACTGTTAAACGAAGTGATAGTACCTATACTGCCAGAAACAAACGTTCCATCGGTATCAAATGCGCGCACCTGATCGCCACTTGGATCCTTAAACGCGCTATTACTATATACCCCTGCCACTCCTTTCGTGCTTCTGATCGCTGCACTACCTAAGTTTTGTTGCACTCCTACCGCATCACCATTCTCATCCAAATGGTTAATCACGGTATTATGAGTATCATCGCCCACTTGCGTCTGCTCAATGAAGCTGCGCGCATTCACTGAGCCAAGGTTCCAAGCCTGCCAGCGAGTCGCGGCCCACGATTCACAGGTTGCGTAACGTAATTGGCTGTCACAGTAGTTTTTAAAATCGTCTTGAGTATCAACATACTCAAACTCATTATCAATACCAAACGGCGCTTCTTCGTTATAGCCAACGCCATCGACGGCTTGCCCGCCATTGGACTGATTAGCACGAGTTTCCACAGCCATCGGGAAATCGCTCGTATCACAGTTTGTGGCACTGGCCGAAAAACAGCCTTGTGGGCTATTGGTTCCGTCTGTCCCTTGGGTAATGGCAACGCCATAAGCGCTTTGATACCCATTCACTGGTGGCGTACTTTCTACGACTTGATAAAGCGCAGCGGATGCGTGCGTGGATGCCAATAGGATAGCCGCTGATACGCACGTTCTTTTAAAAGTTTTGTGTTCCATAAGTTCGATGTCTTAACTGTCCTGTTGAATTGCTTCCAGCTCTTCCCAGCGTTCAAAAGCAATGTCAAGCTCCTG of Vibrio zhugei contains these proteins:
- a CDS encoding DUF3634 family protein, with product MWYLVGIGLVVVIWLVADRPILKMTFKHGHVKTDKGHCPPSFLRELKQIAERDGLDGNLKVYQLSTGMKLVFSKSIPNNVQQHIRNVFPHQGLKSKGKKKA
- a CDS encoding DUF3466 family protein, whose translation is MEHKTFKRTCVSAAILLASTHASAALYQVVESTPPVNGYQSAYGVAITQGTDGTNSPQGCFSASATNCDTSDFPMAVETRANQSNGGQAVDGVGYNEEAPFGIDNEFEYVDTQDDFKNYCDSQLRYATCESWAATRWQAWNLGSVNARSFIEQTQVGDDTHNTVINHLDENGDAVGVQQNLGSAAIRSTKGVAGVYSNSAFKDPSGDQVRAFDTDGTFVSGSIGTITSFNSSSFAKTKAALWSTDGSQQVALNWPSKVEDSSGNEHDQLAQASMRSFKVIGDTIYGVGYTTVEDDDRFYMRAAVFTANKNSWTEPSDWGTPKLVTGNDINDDDVYINSRLTDVNNNKVAIGEAKRFGSKPENRAAVQRIFVMPNVDNTGSEQFLSGGIFFSGAGGKAQAINNYNEIVGQIDTENNAEIDGKVRRKRAFIYPYSGERTDNTRRNLFNGKGWWLDNLTNGGSFSNTNNQYRIIDAADINDAGVIAATALKCEGGYQTTAYNSRCDGTEQVVAVKLLPISGATSSDIKPRPEDNQSVSRSGGGSLGWGALTLLALFGFRRKK
- a CDS encoding ATP-binding protein yields the protein MNSEHVELLNETLLELERSKEREQRLAEENRVILATLSALSNADNKYQIFEELKKSLSQYIDFDDFVVISKSKTCSSFFTFLTSSNDFDGKQWQHTKKFKRVLDGESIILFEPEEQEEFQYLSRELQQQLKSVLMTGIRAEASDSVLLLTGTKKGQFSIETKATLLRFRPLLERAISDIEYKEELQQLVNIKTRELSIAQQQAEQANESKSQFLAMMSHELRTPLNAVLGLIDVLRQKSSTEQCVLLEQMENSAELLLIIINDILDVSRIESGHFKLQCNWINLDKQLRHSLSYHEQLAVEKGIQFEIEQDVDTISNYWLDPTRLTQILYNVVGNAIKFTAKGKVSVKLTTYQQEWLEIVVTDTGIGIDQSRLEQLFSPFIQADNSITRNYGGTGLGLTITKYLVDMMDGEIHIESHVGKGTRFSIRVPLQSQTPLSGQEQNLIEPVEALNASVEIESKAHHILVVEDTKTNQMVIKLLLTRMGYKVSLANNGLEAIDLLSCDHDYDLVFMDLSMPVMDGIEATRLIREKHISIPIIALTAHAMNQEKASCMNVGMNDFIMKPIRTQDLNTVLQQYLR
- a CDS encoding S16 family serine protease, translating into MTQEIWRSVTPQYDEYDAQFTQYASLPEKTLLEVQPRLAATLSQFIEMEGFTRLLLINAPDNSIYRQHIEQSLQQSLQGCRPVVRTETLNMVDVLGQVKAHNGEITQHVPGLLEQADGGILIISANLLLANPKSWPVLKAAILGEETTPINCDSESPVLQWPRRRFDIRVIVLGDRAQLGDIDYLDSDIHAGLCLFSELEPDIKLNADSLLEYLGFLKWLCRLYEIPELSIDAIHTLMKAGARYTEDQHYAPLCLLWHRAILAECKSYTQGKRIDADDVEAVIRQRYDRASYLPERAMDDILDGQVIIETEGKQIGQVNGLTVVDVAGHPLSYGEPARISCVVHFGDGDISDVERKVELGGSLHAKGMMIMQAFVSSALDLDVPLPFSASVVFEQSYSEVDGDSASLAELCAWVSALSGLPIDQQKAVTGAVDQFGRVQAVGGLNEKIEGFYRVCEHQGFTGQQGVIMPASNLKHLALHPTVVESIKQGQFSIWPVETVDDVMPILLDTPFRGKEEKDNVLRRIADRIDNFDKDDTPDSWFERLKNKLFSN
- the matP gene encoding macrodomain Ter protein MatP, translated to MKYQQLENLECGWKWQYLVNKWKAGEHITRYVDTSEIELAIHQLRSLESDPTLVLEWIDNHMAPEFDNKLKQAIRAKRKRHFNAEQVHTRKKSIDLDYRVWEKLSERATELGCTLSDAIEYLLSEASRSEKASRTVSSLKQDLNKLLSSDS
- the rmf gene encoding ribosome modulation factor; amino-acid sequence: MKRQKRDRLERAQSQGYKAGINGRSQEMCPYSQQLDARSYWLGGWRDAREDKNMGLFK
- the fabA gene encoding bifunctional 3-hydroxydecanoyl-ACP dehydratase/trans-2-decenoyl-ACP isomerase — translated: MQNKRDSYNRDDLLASSRGELFGPGYPQLPAPNMLMMDRVAKMSETEGDYGKGLIIAELDITPDLWFFDCHFPGDPVMPGCLGLDAMWQLVGFFLGWVGGKGKGRALGVGEVKFTGQILPTAKKVTYEIHMKRVVNRRLVMGLADGRVLVDGKEIYAAKDLKVGLFTDTSAF